From the genome of Lutzomyia longipalpis isolate SR_M1_2022 chromosome 2, ASM2433408v1, one region includes:
- the LOC129791013 gene encoding transmembrane protein 94 isoform X2 has translation MDLENNNKIHGLSTAEALSRLRDEIANILLVYQRRFDTERWTEKLRATFSAGPLHSFAIFTSFLAIVLLLISQNFLAAIIVLALLILNIWLVIRENNLKRSEIHRKIEDVLDVIRLAISGCHKWTASNYPHLCSPLSPCVTLQCTVRDRKIINLPWALLVRGDHIVIRPGQVAPGNCREVNGERCFATGETYTQTEGADPPVVPTQRSPLPDLTCILEGTPFLDNLKTTLEKFLNRPETIFNQQRHLLVTVFIQLWGFLGVILITWIFAVLNYNGHLFADSELTWIDAFMENAVCAVIPTLPLIFPAMWLLLNLWGVAKLETLLSIPRPFQEKSSPSEFHADLDNSPVVDWSNLVLPWRIKVGNWINLIQGDASVLGRSSNVVQILGTMTALCCVDKKGILSWPNPTAEKVFFLRDPRDKTSAHSSSTSFESQQNGQRPQKDKSVAEVLDLTHDQHSPFKLEFDSQNWKNHLDSLKPLGLAILVNTCCPLTQAYYAQFCGHVTAVALFDKDLVPVTNRRCLCGLATKIGFKKRARDVFTMEGKIASYRHLEPDVVRRDTRFTRSMELASKVKVPFPHSLSVVMRQHRDQSLQLLTQGTADIILDCCDDYWDGKDLRPLGEQERKRAQDFYQRNALTAYCTAFSYRPLRRGIKGPLAGTSTDVAYMELPPESIYKMSHIDPSKCEHIDTAEERQKKGAVNVDSVNYTDTKAEKVNDVEGCFEMECHQIFIGMVTMQYQAQMDIVHLIERLDRACIRFVHFSKENELRSRVFSEKMGLESGWNCHISLLSGVQSEEQQHDEVPPAMPDEDAENEESQLLPENRRDLTSSASGSMSNVDSLEGACGVDRAALDDSIKLDVVDETDRHPSNDSTLACDNPGTSGTSGNAGNAPTKSLSCLTDSTEHSDPVLWNANKAKLPRGIENIRPHLEKVDNVPLLVSLFTDCSADATREMLGIMQSYGEIVVCLGSSANATNCEIFLQADCSIGVEPFYPQVCQDIPAYIESNLTSQSTGSYRSRLAKWLPPRQYNKNAVISPVYLSRLLNSLSCSIAISRDDPLSIVALIELSRRVTTGVWNCLQFLMCCLCSLAVVNTLSAFVGLHPIFPPLTLIYLMVVVIPLISLTLTRVPNDQDTMQRATWRKSKMDKNLCLFVFWCYCCKFIPSIVVTFAFTCVFLGHPVALLAHHGDSSNDDLKLVRYFTLYGIIIHFVVISSSFVHRSHLLWQRNPFSNSMWVICTTMMLTFHTILLLVQVLLDDDFGTILAVKWPGVVFLLLSSFVVLSIVELIKREEIKANNRYQRRARLDFGTKLGMNSPF, from the exons ATGGATTTGGAGAATAATAACAAAATTCACGGACTTTCCACCGCAGAGGCACTGTCGCGCCTTCGGGATGAAATTGCCAACATCCTGTTGGTATATCAGAGGAGATTTGACACAGAAAG ATGGACTGAGAAACTTCGTGCCACATTTAGTGCAGGACCTCTGCACTCATTTGCCATTTTTACATCCTTCCTGGCAATTGTCCTCCTTCTGATCTCACAGAACTTCTTGGCTGCCATTATCGTTCTTGCGCTTCTCATCCTTAACATTTGGCTCGTGATTAGggaaaataatctcaaaagaTCGGAAATTCACAGGAAGATTGAGGATGttttag ACGTGATCAGGTTGGCAATTTCAGGCTGCCACAAATGGACTGCCTCAAACTATCCTCATCTCTGCTCTCCACTATCGCCGTGCGTGACACTCCAGTGTACCGTTCgtgatagaaaaataattaatcttCCATGGGCCCTCCTTGTTCGTGGGGATCACATTGTAATTCGTCCTGGCCAGGTGGCTCCGGGAAATTGCCGGGAAGTCAATGGAGAACGTTGCTTTGCAACCGGTGAAACGTACACGCAAACAGAAGGCGCGGATCCCCCTGTTGTTCCCACCCAGCGATCTCCACTGCCCGATCTCACGTGCATCCTCGAGGGGACACCCTTTCTGGATAATCTGAAAACCACCCTGGAAAAGTTCCTCAATCGCCCAGAGACAATTTTCAACCAACAAAGGCATTTG CTCGTGACTGTTTTCATCCAACTATGGGGCTTCTTGGGCGTAATCCTCATAACGTGGATCTTTGCCGTCCTCAACTACAATGGGCATCTTTTTGCTGATTCTGAACTCACGTGGATTGATGCATTTATGGAGAATGCCGTATGTGCCGTGATTCCCACACTTCCCCTAATTTTTCCCGCCATGTGGCTCCTTCTCAATCTCTGGGGTGTGGCGAa GTTGGAAACCCTTCTGTCCATTCCGCGTCCGTTTCAGGAGAAATCCAGCCCGAGTGAATTTCACGCGGATCTGGATAATTCTCCAGTCGTCGATTGGAGCAATCTCGTACTACCGTGGAGGATAAAAGTTGGCAATTGGATTAACTTGATCCAGGGAGATGCCTCTGTTCTGGGTCGAAGTTCAAATGTAGTCCAAATTTTGGGCACAATGACAGCTCTGTGCTGTGTGGATAAGAAGGGAATCCTTTCATGGCCTAATCCTACAGCTGAGAAGGTGTTCTTCTTGAGGGATCCGCGAGACAAGACGAGCGCTCACTCAAGTTCAACAAGCTTCGAATCACAACAAAACGGACAGAGGCCTCAGAAGGATAAAAGTGTTGCTGAAGTTTTGGATCTCACGCATGATCAGCATAGTCCGTTTAAATTGGAATTCGACAGTCAGAATTGGAAGAATCACTTGGACTCTCTCAAACCACTAG gaCTCGCAATCCTCGTAAATACCTGCTGCCCTCTGACTCAGGCATACTACGCCCAATTCTGTGGGCACGTCACGGCTGTGGCGCTCTTTGACAAAGATTTGGTGCCAGTCACCAATCG TCGCTGCCTCTGTGGACTTGCAACTAAGATTGGCTTCAAGAAAAGGGCAAGAGATGTCTTCACAATGGAAGGGAAAATTGCCAGCTATCGCCATTTG GAACCGGATGTAGTACGGCGTGACACGAGATTCACACGCTCCATGGAACTTGCATCGAAAGTAAAAGTCCCCTTTCCGCATTCTCTTTCCGTTGTGATGCGCCAACATCGCGATCAGTCGTTGCAGCTGCTGACACAGGGTACTGCGGACATCATCCTCGATTGCTGCGACGACTACTGGGATGGGAAGGATTTGAGACCGCTGGGAGAGCAGGAACGCAAGAGAGCACAAGACTTCTATCAACGAAACGCCCTGACGGCATACTGCACGGCATTTTCCTATCGCCCCCTGAGGAGAGGCATCAAAGGGCCCCTCGCTGGAACATCCACCGATGTGGCGTACATGGAACTCCCACCTGAATCCATCTACAAAATGTCCCACATTGATCCATCCAAGTGTGAGCATATAGACACAGCGGAGGAGAGACAAAAGAAGGGTGCCGTGAATGTGGATTCCGTAAACTACACGGACACCAAGGCGGAGAAGGTGAATGATGTTGAGGGATGTTTCGAGATGGAGTGCCATCAGATTTTCATTGGAATGGTAACAATGCAATATCAAGCTCAAATGGACATTGTTCATTTGATTGAGAGGCTCGATCGGGCTTGCATTCGGTTTGTGCACTTCTCCAAGGAGAATGAATTACGTTCTCGTGTTTTCTCCGAGAAGATGGGCCTGGAATCAGGATGGAATTGTCACATATCATTGCTTAGTGGAGTCCAAAGTGAGGAGCAGCAACACGACGAAGTCCCACCGGCGATGCCAGATGAAGATGCTGAGAATGAGGAGAGTCAACTATTGCCTGAAAATCGTCGTGATCTCACTTCATCGGCATCGGGATCAATGTCCAATGTAGATTCACTCGAGGGTGCTTGTGGGGTGGATCGAGCAGCACTTGATGATTCAATTAAGCTCGATGTGGTGGATGAGACGGATCGACATCCATCGAATGATTCTACACTGGCATGCGATAACCCAGGGACATCGGGTACATCAGGGAATGCTGGGAATGCTCCAACCAAGTCCCTTAGTTGCCTAACAGACTCCACTGAGCACAGTGATCCTGTCCTCTGGAACGCGAACAAGGCAAAACTCCCGCGAGGAATTGAGAACATTCGTCCGCATCTCGAGAAGGTGGACAATGTCCCACTACTGGTGTCGCTGTTCACTGATTGCTCAGCCGATGCAACACGGGAAATGTTGGGGATAATGCAATCCTACGGAGAGATTGTTGTGTGCCTGGGATCATCGGCAAATGCAACAAATTGCGAGATTTTCCTCCAGGCGGACTGCAGTATTGGCGTCGAGCCATTCTATCCGCAAGTTTGTCAAGACATCCCAGCGTACATTGAGTCAAATTTAACCAGCCAAAGTACAGGCAGCTATAGGAGTCGCCTTGCCAAGTGGTTACCACCGCGGCAGTACAACAAGAATGCCGTGATCTCCCCCGTGTACCTGAGTCGCCTTCTCAACTCCCTCTCGTGCTCGATCGCGATCTCACGCGACGATCCACTGTCGATTGTTGCCCTGATCGAGCTTTCGCGTCGCGTCACGACGGGAGTGTGGAATTGTCTGCAATTCCTCATGTGTTGCCTCTGTTCCTTGGCCGTCGTGAACACCCTGAGTGCATTCGTCGGTCTCCATCCCATCTTCCCACCGCTTACCCTCATCTACCTCATGGTCGTCGTGATTCCATTGATTTCACTCACACTCACACGCGTACCCAATGATCAGGATACAATGCAACGGGCAACATGGCGAAAATCCAAAATGGACAAAAATCTCTGTCTCTTTGTCTTCTGGTGCTACTGCTGCAAATTCATCCCATCTATTGTTGTAACG TTTGCCTTCACGTGTGTCTTCCTGGGACATCCTGTTGCTCTCCTTGCGCATCACGGTGACAGTTCGAATGATGATCTCAAGTTGGTGAGGTACTTCACTCTCTACGGCATCATTATtcattttg TTGTTATTTCTTCGAGTTTCGTCCATCGTAGTCATCTGCTTTGGCAGCGGAATCCCTTCTCAAACTCCATGTGGGTCATATGCACGACGATGAt GTTGACTTTCCACACAATCCTCCTTCTCGTTCAAGTTCTCCTCGACGATGACTTTGGGACCATTTTGGCGGTTAAATGGCCCGGCGTTGTCTTCCTCCTGCTATCGAGTTTTGTGGTGCTGTCAATTGTTGAGCTCATCAAACGGGAGGAAATCAA GGCCAACAATCGATATCAAAGGAGAGCCAGATTGGATTTTGGTACAAAGTTGGGGATGAATTCGCCCTTTTAA
- the LOC129791013 gene encoding transmembrane protein 94 isoform X1: MDLENNNKIHGLSTAEALSRLRDEIANILLVYQRRFDTERWTEKLRATFSAGPLHSFAIFTSFLAIVLLLISQNFLAAIIVLALLILNIWLVIRENNLKRSEIHRKIEDVLDVIRLAISGCHKWTASNYPHLCSPLSPCVTLQCTVRDRKIINLPWALLVRGDHIVIRPGQVAPGNCREVNGERCFATGETYTQTEGADPPVVPTQRSPLPDLTCILEGTPFLDNLKTTLEKFLNRPETIFNQQRHLLVTVFIQLWGFLGVILITWIFAVLNYNGHLFADSELTWIDAFMENAVCAVIPTLPLIFPAMWLLLNLWGVAKLETLLSIPRPFQEKSSPSEFHADLDNSPVVDWSNLVLPWRIKVGNWINLIQGDASVLGRSSNVVQILGTMTALCCVDKKGILSWPNPTAEKVFFLRDPRDKTSAHSSSTSFESQQNGQRPQKDKSVAEVLDLTHDQHSPFKLEFDSQNWKNHLDSLKPLGLAILVNTCCPLTQAYYAQFCGHVTAVALFDKDLVPVTNRYEIVESSLNSFMHGRCLCGLATKIGFKKRARDVFTMEGKIASYRHLEPDVVRRDTRFTRSMELASKVKVPFPHSLSVVMRQHRDQSLQLLTQGTADIILDCCDDYWDGKDLRPLGEQERKRAQDFYQRNALTAYCTAFSYRPLRRGIKGPLAGTSTDVAYMELPPESIYKMSHIDPSKCEHIDTAEERQKKGAVNVDSVNYTDTKAEKVNDVEGCFEMECHQIFIGMVTMQYQAQMDIVHLIERLDRACIRFVHFSKENELRSRVFSEKMGLESGWNCHISLLSGVQSEEQQHDEVPPAMPDEDAENEESQLLPENRRDLTSSASGSMSNVDSLEGACGVDRAALDDSIKLDVVDETDRHPSNDSTLACDNPGTSGTSGNAGNAPTKSLSCLTDSTEHSDPVLWNANKAKLPRGIENIRPHLEKVDNVPLLVSLFTDCSADATREMLGIMQSYGEIVVCLGSSANATNCEIFLQADCSIGVEPFYPQVCQDIPAYIESNLTSQSTGSYRSRLAKWLPPRQYNKNAVISPVYLSRLLNSLSCSIAISRDDPLSIVALIELSRRVTTGVWNCLQFLMCCLCSLAVVNTLSAFVGLHPIFPPLTLIYLMVVVIPLISLTLTRVPNDQDTMQRATWRKSKMDKNLCLFVFWCYCCKFIPSIVVTFAFTCVFLGHPVALLAHHGDSSNDDLKLVRYFTLYGIIIHFVVISSSFVHRSHLLWQRNPFSNSMWVICTTMMLTFHTILLLVQVLLDDDFGTILAVKWPGVVFLLLSSFVVLSIVELIKREEIKANNRYQRRARLDFGTKLGMNSPF, from the exons ATGGATTTGGAGAATAATAACAAAATTCACGGACTTTCCACCGCAGAGGCACTGTCGCGCCTTCGGGATGAAATTGCCAACATCCTGTTGGTATATCAGAGGAGATTTGACACAGAAAG ATGGACTGAGAAACTTCGTGCCACATTTAGTGCAGGACCTCTGCACTCATTTGCCATTTTTACATCCTTCCTGGCAATTGTCCTCCTTCTGATCTCACAGAACTTCTTGGCTGCCATTATCGTTCTTGCGCTTCTCATCCTTAACATTTGGCTCGTGATTAGggaaaataatctcaaaagaTCGGAAATTCACAGGAAGATTGAGGATGttttag ACGTGATCAGGTTGGCAATTTCAGGCTGCCACAAATGGACTGCCTCAAACTATCCTCATCTCTGCTCTCCACTATCGCCGTGCGTGACACTCCAGTGTACCGTTCgtgatagaaaaataattaatcttCCATGGGCCCTCCTTGTTCGTGGGGATCACATTGTAATTCGTCCTGGCCAGGTGGCTCCGGGAAATTGCCGGGAAGTCAATGGAGAACGTTGCTTTGCAACCGGTGAAACGTACACGCAAACAGAAGGCGCGGATCCCCCTGTTGTTCCCACCCAGCGATCTCCACTGCCCGATCTCACGTGCATCCTCGAGGGGACACCCTTTCTGGATAATCTGAAAACCACCCTGGAAAAGTTCCTCAATCGCCCAGAGACAATTTTCAACCAACAAAGGCATTTG CTCGTGACTGTTTTCATCCAACTATGGGGCTTCTTGGGCGTAATCCTCATAACGTGGATCTTTGCCGTCCTCAACTACAATGGGCATCTTTTTGCTGATTCTGAACTCACGTGGATTGATGCATTTATGGAGAATGCCGTATGTGCCGTGATTCCCACACTTCCCCTAATTTTTCCCGCCATGTGGCTCCTTCTCAATCTCTGGGGTGTGGCGAa GTTGGAAACCCTTCTGTCCATTCCGCGTCCGTTTCAGGAGAAATCCAGCCCGAGTGAATTTCACGCGGATCTGGATAATTCTCCAGTCGTCGATTGGAGCAATCTCGTACTACCGTGGAGGATAAAAGTTGGCAATTGGATTAACTTGATCCAGGGAGATGCCTCTGTTCTGGGTCGAAGTTCAAATGTAGTCCAAATTTTGGGCACAATGACAGCTCTGTGCTGTGTGGATAAGAAGGGAATCCTTTCATGGCCTAATCCTACAGCTGAGAAGGTGTTCTTCTTGAGGGATCCGCGAGACAAGACGAGCGCTCACTCAAGTTCAACAAGCTTCGAATCACAACAAAACGGACAGAGGCCTCAGAAGGATAAAAGTGTTGCTGAAGTTTTGGATCTCACGCATGATCAGCATAGTCCGTTTAAATTGGAATTCGACAGTCAGAATTGGAAGAATCACTTGGACTCTCTCAAACCACTAG gaCTCGCAATCCTCGTAAATACCTGCTGCCCTCTGACTCAGGCATACTACGCCCAATTCTGTGGGCACGTCACGGCTGTGGCGCTCTTTGACAAAGATTTGGTGCCAGTCACCAATCGGTATGAGATTGTTGAGTCGAGTTTGAATAGTTTTATGCATGG TCGCTGCCTCTGTGGACTTGCAACTAAGATTGGCTTCAAGAAAAGGGCAAGAGATGTCTTCACAATGGAAGGGAAAATTGCCAGCTATCGCCATTTG GAACCGGATGTAGTACGGCGTGACACGAGATTCACACGCTCCATGGAACTTGCATCGAAAGTAAAAGTCCCCTTTCCGCATTCTCTTTCCGTTGTGATGCGCCAACATCGCGATCAGTCGTTGCAGCTGCTGACACAGGGTACTGCGGACATCATCCTCGATTGCTGCGACGACTACTGGGATGGGAAGGATTTGAGACCGCTGGGAGAGCAGGAACGCAAGAGAGCACAAGACTTCTATCAACGAAACGCCCTGACGGCATACTGCACGGCATTTTCCTATCGCCCCCTGAGGAGAGGCATCAAAGGGCCCCTCGCTGGAACATCCACCGATGTGGCGTACATGGAACTCCCACCTGAATCCATCTACAAAATGTCCCACATTGATCCATCCAAGTGTGAGCATATAGACACAGCGGAGGAGAGACAAAAGAAGGGTGCCGTGAATGTGGATTCCGTAAACTACACGGACACCAAGGCGGAGAAGGTGAATGATGTTGAGGGATGTTTCGAGATGGAGTGCCATCAGATTTTCATTGGAATGGTAACAATGCAATATCAAGCTCAAATGGACATTGTTCATTTGATTGAGAGGCTCGATCGGGCTTGCATTCGGTTTGTGCACTTCTCCAAGGAGAATGAATTACGTTCTCGTGTTTTCTCCGAGAAGATGGGCCTGGAATCAGGATGGAATTGTCACATATCATTGCTTAGTGGAGTCCAAAGTGAGGAGCAGCAACACGACGAAGTCCCACCGGCGATGCCAGATGAAGATGCTGAGAATGAGGAGAGTCAACTATTGCCTGAAAATCGTCGTGATCTCACTTCATCGGCATCGGGATCAATGTCCAATGTAGATTCACTCGAGGGTGCTTGTGGGGTGGATCGAGCAGCACTTGATGATTCAATTAAGCTCGATGTGGTGGATGAGACGGATCGACATCCATCGAATGATTCTACACTGGCATGCGATAACCCAGGGACATCGGGTACATCAGGGAATGCTGGGAATGCTCCAACCAAGTCCCTTAGTTGCCTAACAGACTCCACTGAGCACAGTGATCCTGTCCTCTGGAACGCGAACAAGGCAAAACTCCCGCGAGGAATTGAGAACATTCGTCCGCATCTCGAGAAGGTGGACAATGTCCCACTACTGGTGTCGCTGTTCACTGATTGCTCAGCCGATGCAACACGGGAAATGTTGGGGATAATGCAATCCTACGGAGAGATTGTTGTGTGCCTGGGATCATCGGCAAATGCAACAAATTGCGAGATTTTCCTCCAGGCGGACTGCAGTATTGGCGTCGAGCCATTCTATCCGCAAGTTTGTCAAGACATCCCAGCGTACATTGAGTCAAATTTAACCAGCCAAAGTACAGGCAGCTATAGGAGTCGCCTTGCCAAGTGGTTACCACCGCGGCAGTACAACAAGAATGCCGTGATCTCCCCCGTGTACCTGAGTCGCCTTCTCAACTCCCTCTCGTGCTCGATCGCGATCTCACGCGACGATCCACTGTCGATTGTTGCCCTGATCGAGCTTTCGCGTCGCGTCACGACGGGAGTGTGGAATTGTCTGCAATTCCTCATGTGTTGCCTCTGTTCCTTGGCCGTCGTGAACACCCTGAGTGCATTCGTCGGTCTCCATCCCATCTTCCCACCGCTTACCCTCATCTACCTCATGGTCGTCGTGATTCCATTGATTTCACTCACACTCACACGCGTACCCAATGATCAGGATACAATGCAACGGGCAACATGGCGAAAATCCAAAATGGACAAAAATCTCTGTCTCTTTGTCTTCTGGTGCTACTGCTGCAAATTCATCCCATCTATTGTTGTAACG TTTGCCTTCACGTGTGTCTTCCTGGGACATCCTGTTGCTCTCCTTGCGCATCACGGTGACAGTTCGAATGATGATCTCAAGTTGGTGAGGTACTTCACTCTCTACGGCATCATTATtcattttg TTGTTATTTCTTCGAGTTTCGTCCATCGTAGTCATCTGCTTTGGCAGCGGAATCCCTTCTCAAACTCCATGTGGGTCATATGCACGACGATGAt GTTGACTTTCCACACAATCCTCCTTCTCGTTCAAGTTCTCCTCGACGATGACTTTGGGACCATTTTGGCGGTTAAATGGCCCGGCGTTGTCTTCCTCCTGCTATCGAGTTTTGTGGTGCTGTCAATTGTTGAGCTCATCAAACGGGAGGAAATCAA GGCCAACAATCGATATCAAAGGAGAGCCAGATTGGATTTTGGTACAAAGTTGGGGATGAATTCGCCCTTTTAA
- the LOC129791007 gene encoding mitochondrial amidoxime-reducing component 1-like, with product MLDLFSSVHARVSVSVALGLGVVAATFGYFYRKKLLTEPPKKWIRVGDLTSLMIYPIKSCAGIPASELQCNILGLGEGYLRDRVFMLVTVEGQFITARSHPKCVQIQPRIIFSKMYLIAPDQPEMFVDTELLKKKARVIASVWGEEVSTIDCGDAVAKWLSKYLLDRDTGVRLVYYPDTFPTRNAWSIRKNNKDLETHAGALHDITSFMLMNQASVDDLNKRLQEPVSVAQLRPNFLVSGRKEYEEDEWNWVKIGNVIFKNVKLCGRCIFTNINPDTGERNPAGEPLKTLKSYRMVSEDIDAPIMGIHLGVHTSGSVNLGDPVYVGVTPSSSS from the exons ATGCTTG ATCTTTTTAGCTCAGTCCATGCGAGAGTGAGTGTGAGTGTAGCACTGGGGCTTGGTGTTGTGGCAGCAACTTTTGGCTACTTCTACCGGAAGAAACTCCTCACAGAGCCACCCAAAAA aTGGATTCGTGTTGGAGATCTCACATCACTCATGATCTACCCAATAAAATCCTGCGCTGGGATCCCAGCGAGTGAGCTTCAGTGCAACATCCTGGGTCTTGGGGAAGGATATCTCAGAGATCGTGTCTTCATGCTCGTGACGGTTGAGGGGCAATTCATAACAGCCCGGAGCCATCCGAAATGCGTGCAAATCCAGCCAcgaattatattttcaaagatGTACCTCATTGCACCGGATCAGCCCGAAATGTTCGTCGATACGGAATTGCTGAAGAAGAAAGCTCGTGTGATTGCCTCCGTATGGGGTGAGGAGGTCTCCACAATTGACTGTGGTGATGCTGTGGCTAAGTGGTTGTCCAAATACCTCCTTGATCGTGACACGGGGGTGCGTCTTGTCTACTACCCCGATACGTTTCCCACGCGCAATGCATGGAGTATCCggaaaaataacaaagattTGGAAACACATGCTGGAGCTCTGCATGATATCACGAGTTTTATGCTCATGAATCAGGCATCTGTGGATGATCTCAATAAGAGACTACAGGAACCTGTTAGCGTTGCCCAATTGAGGCCAAACTTCCTGGTTTCGGGACGGAAGGAGTACGAAGAGGATGAATGGAATTGGGTCAAAATTGGCAATGTGATCTTCAAGAATGTTAAGCTCTGTGGCAg ATGCATCTTCACAAACATCAATCCAGACACTGGCGAAAGGAATCCAGCTGGGGAACCTTTGAAGACTCTCAAGAGCTACCGAATGGTCAGTGAGGACATTGATGCACCAATTATGGGAATTCATTTGGGCGTCCATACGTCAGGATCCGTAAACTTGGGAGATCCTGTCTACGTGGGTGTtacaccatcatcatcatcatag
- the LOC129791009 gene encoding vesicle transport through interaction with t-SNAREs homolog 1A, whose translation MTLLVEDYEQQYSALIAKITAQISHLNIAPKSSRNELIQTITTNCEEARELLEQISLEIRDAPPEQRSGLSNRVSCYEVELKRLQQEFTKCKNSSAGASNFESDDDFDEIGFQDDAKRRLLDNSERLERTGKHLEEGYRIVLETEALGTNILQDLSTQRETIQRSRSRVQQMDVELGKSSRILNFMMMRSLKEKIILAGVGAVFVIAVTLSIYYSVRK comes from the exons ATGACTCTTCTCGTTGAGGACTATGAGCAGCAGTATTCGGCGTTAATTGCAAAGATAACAGCTCAAATCTCGCATCTCAACATTGCTCCCAAAA GTAGCCGCAATGAACTGATCCAGACCATTACAACAAATTGCGAGGAAGCCAGAGAATTG CTGGAACAGATAAGCCTGGAAATCAGGGATGCACCACCGGAGCAAAGATCTGGATTATCCAACAGAGTCAGTTGCTACGAAGTGGAGCTCAAGAGGCTACAGCAGGAGttcacaaaatgcaaaaatagcTCAGCTGGAGCATCAAATTTCGAGTCTGATGATGATTTCGATGAGATTGGCTTTCAAGATGATGCAAAGAGGCGTCTTTTGGACAATTCTGAGAGGCTGGAAAGGACTGGGAAGCACCTAGAGGAGGGCTACCGAATTGTACTTGAGACTGAAGCTCTGGGCACCAATATCCTGCAGGATTTGTCCACTCAGAGAGAGACTATTCAGAGATCCCGTTCCAGG GTCCAACAAATGGACGTGGAGCTGGGAAAGTCATCGCGTATCCTCAACTTCATGATGATGCGTTCgctaaaggaaaaaataatcctGGCAGGAGTTGGTGCTGTTTTCGTTATAGCTGTTACTCTAAGTATTTATTATTCTGTAAGAAAGTAA
- the LOC129791008 gene encoding mitochondrial amidoxime reducing component 2-like — translation MSKFFCTDNSKVTLGVAVGVGVVAAVTAGYLYKKKLENSPPKKWRRVGELSDLMIYPIKSCGPIRANEVDCTILGPQDGHLRDRVFMIITPEGQFITGRSHPKCVQIQPRFDGDKMILSAPGMLDIEVDVKRLYDQKPIRAVVWGQAVDAVECGEEVARWISRFLVSEDIGMRLVFYPNALPTRDVREKNKGFPDLTKIDSGALHDATSFMMMNEASVAELNTRLKDAVTPLQFRPNFLVKGPTTPFEEDHWKWVKVGNVIFRNVKLCGRCIFTNINPETAQRNPDFQPLKTLKSYRMVPDAGDSPILGIHLGVRVPGKIALGDAVYVGE, via the exons ATGTCTA AATTCTTCTGTACCGACAACTCCAAGGTGACTCTGGGTGTTGCTGTTGGGGTAGGAGTTGTGGCAGCTGTTACAGCGGGATACTTGTACAAgaagaaattggaaaattcacctccgAAAAA ATGGCGACGTGTTGGAGAACTTTCGGACTTAATGATCTACCCAATAAAGTCATGTGGACCAATTCGTGCAAATGAGGTTGATTGCACCATCCTCGGTCCACAGGATGGCCACCTGCGGGATCGTGTCTTCATGATCATCACCCCTGAGGGGCAATTCATCACAGGCAGGAGTCACCCGAAGTGTGTGCAGATTCAGCCACGATTCGATGGGGACAAGATGATTCTGTCAGCACCAGGAATGTTGGATATTGAGGTAGATGTGAAGCGATTGTACGATCAGAAGCCAATTCGGGCGGTAGTTTGGGGTCAAGCAGTCGATGCTGTGGAGTGTGGTGAGGAGGTGGCCAGATGGATTTCGCGATTCCTCGTTAGTGAGGACATTGGAATGCGTCTGGTCTTCTATCCCAATGCACTCCCCACACGCGACGTTCGCGAAAAGAACAAGGGCTTCCCAGATCTTACAAAAATCGACTCAGGCGCCCTCCACGATGCCACGAGTTTTATGATGATGAACGAGGCATCAGTTGCGGAGCTGAATACGCGTCTCAAGGATGCTGTAACGCCTCTCCAGTTCAGGCCCAATTTCCTCGTCAAGGGTCCCACGACACCCTTTGAGGAGGATCACTGGAAATGGGTGAAAGTTGGAAATGTCATCTTCAGGAATGTGAAACTCTGTGGAAG ATGCATTTTCACCAACATCAATCCGGAAACAGCGCAGAGAAATCCCGATTTTCAGCCACTGAAAACCCTTAAATCCTATCGAATGGTTCCCGATGCAGGAGATTCTCCGATTTTGGGCATTCATCTCGGAGTACGCGTCCCAGGGAAGATTGCATTGGGAGATGCAGTCTATGTGGGAGAATAA